A genome region from Syntrophorhabdaceae bacterium includes the following:
- a CDS encoding TRAP transporter large permease, whose amino-acid sequence MDPTLVGTAGVAALLVLIFSGLHIGLALSLVGGAGMCLLMGARGGLDILGSSPFAVAASYDLSPLPLFLLMGSFALNGGIGAMVYEAMSKLLGRLHGGLAIATTFACAFFGMICGSSLATAGIFTKIALPEMLKRGMDKRLSIGTISSAGTFATLIPPSGLMIIYCILTEQSIGRMFMAGFVPGFISAFAFSALTYIRVKRKPTLAPLVKEGYKLSEKVRALISIWPIIFFAALVLGGIFAGWFTATEGAAVGAFGTLLFAVVKKGIRQTQIPSALIDCMKATGMIFLVIIGAIIFGRFLSVTQLPVNVAAFLGDAHISRTVFLASLVLLYFVLGMLLDSVAILCITIPVVFPVVMQLGFDPIWFGIFLIKMCEIGQITPPVGMNVYVAVAASEGSVSLEDAFKGIIPFLTCDLCVLFILIIFPELSLWLPNLVFGS is encoded by the coding sequence ATGGATCCGACACTTGTAGGAACCGCAGGCGTAGCCGCCCTTCTTGTACTCATTTTTTCAGGTCTCCACATAGGGCTGGCATTGAGTCTTGTCGGAGGCGCCGGTATGTGTCTTCTGATGGGGGCAAGAGGCGGCCTCGATATACTTGGATCGAGCCCTTTTGCAGTGGCAGCTTCCTATGATCTCAGTCCTTTGCCGCTTTTTCTTCTCATGGGGTCCTTCGCCCTGAACGGCGGCATAGGGGCAATGGTGTATGAGGCCATGAGCAAGCTTCTGGGCAGGCTGCACGGCGGCCTTGCCATTGCCACAACCTTTGCATGCGCATTCTTCGGAATGATCTGTGGCTCCTCCCTTGCCACCGCAGGTATCTTTACAAAAATTGCCTTACCGGAAATGCTGAAGCGCGGAATGGACAAAAGGCTTTCGATAGGCACGATCAGTTCTGCCGGTACCTTTGCCACTCTGATCCCACCAAGCGGCTTGATGATCATCTACTGCATATTGACTGAACAGTCGATCGGCAGGATGTTCATGGCAGGGTTCGTCCCCGGTTTCATATCGGCATTTGCTTTTTCAGCTCTGACCTATATAAGGGTTAAAAGAAAGCCCACGCTGGCGCCTCTTGTCAAAGAAGGTTACAAGCTGAGCGAAAAGGTACGTGCGCTCATCTCGATATGGCCTATAATATTTTTTGCAGCCCTTGTTCTGGGCGGCATTTTTGCGGGCTGGTTCACGGCCACAGAAGGCGCTGCCGTAGGCGCTTTCGGCACCCTTCTTTTCGCTGTGGTAAAGAAGGGGATCCGTCAAACCCAAATACCCTCTGCCCTTATAGATTGTATGAAGGCAACAGGCATGATCTTCCTTGTTATCATCGGTGCAATAATATTCGGACGATTCCTGAGCGTGACCCAACTGCCGGTCAACGTGGCAGCCTTCCTCGGTGATGCCCACATATCACGCACGGTATTCCTGGCGAGCCTCGTCCTGCTTTACTTTGTGCTCGGCATGCTCCTCGATTCGGTGGCAATCCTGTGTATCACCATTCCGGTTGTTTTCCCGGTCGTTATGCAGCTTGGATTCGACCCCATCTGGTTCGGGATATTTCTCATCAAGATGTGCGAGATAGGGCAGATAACACCGCCAGTCGGGATGAACGTATATGTGGCGGTGGCTGCTTCCGAAGGCTCGGTATCCCTTGAGGATGCCTTCAAGGGGATTATACCTTTTTTAACATGTGATCTATGCGTACTGTTTATCCTCATAATTTTCCCGGAATTGAGCTTGTGGCTGCCCAATCTTGTATTTGGTTCTTAA